From Caretta caretta isolate rCarCar2 chromosome 14, rCarCar1.hap1, whole genome shotgun sequence, the proteins below share one genomic window:
- the VARS1 gene encoding valine--tRNA ligase isoform X2, whose product MPTLYLSPHPDNFQNHRVLIAARYAPALPEVVELPEQGLPPQPPAPCPVPKLPALESRLGVWVSGPAAVAHLLSPERLRGQGPAGGALVQQWVSYAEGEIAPAACTAAFSALGLAEQSKQVVERAVAELRRALAVLDGHLKLRTYLVDEAVTLADVTVACALLLPYKYVLDPPSRAPYPNVLRWFLTCVNQPQFQAVLGPVKLCEQARGGDTPRPKTQEHVGPAEKGPAVGSAPGPGEAPVKSASQLKKEAKKKEKLEKFQQKKEKSQQQQGEKKVKAEKKEKKDPGVLTYDAPTHPGEKKDVTGPMPDAYSPQYVEAAWYPWWESQGFFKPEYGRQCVSERNPKGLFMMCIPPPNVTGSLHLGHALTNAIQDALTRWHRMRGETTLWNPGCDHAGIATQVVVEKKLWRDRGQTRHDLGREAFVREVWKWKNEKGDRIYHQLKKLGSSMDWDRACFTMDPKLSCAVQEAFVRLHEEGVIYRSKRLVNWSCTLHSAISDIEVDKKELPGRTLLPVPGYKDKVEFGVLVSFAYKLEDSDEEVVVATTRVETMLGDTAVAVHRQDPRYQHLHGKRVLHPFTGRRMPIVCDDFVDMGFGTGAVKITPAHDHNDYEVGQRHGLDCITIIDDSGSLINVPPPFLGMKRFEARGAVLEALKQKGLFKEVKDNPMVVPVCSRSKDVVEPLLKPQWYVRCEGLARGAADAVRRGDLRILPPFHCKTWFQWMDNIRDWCISRQLWWGHRIPAYFVTVDDPSVPPGEDTDGRYWVSGRSEEEAKDKAAKAFGVTPDKISLRQDDDVLDTWFSSGLFPFSIFGWPNSSEDLQVFYPGTLLETGHDILFFWVARMVMLGLKLTGKLPFREVYLHAVVRDAHGRKMSKSLGNVIDPLDVISGITLEGLHAQLLESNLEPAEVERARQGQKSDYPAGIPECGTDALRFALCAYTSQGRDINLDVNRILGYRHFCNKLWNATKFAVRALGPGFQPPPGPEPGGAESLIDRWILSRLSLAVELSDVGFRAYDFPAVTTAVYNFWLYELCDVYLECLKPVFAEGGASAVTAARSTLYTCLDAGLRLLAPFMPFVSEELFQRLPRRSPHAPPSICVTPYPSTEQFCWRDWGLEGTVEFSLGIVRAVRSLRADYNLTRTRADCFLQCPDSGAADAASRCSPYIRSLSSSGRVRVLGPGEAPPAGCAVAVASDKCTVHLLLKGLIDAEKEISKLAGKQGELQKQIERLRERMETPDYGTKVPPKVQEADAAKLQQSRTELQKVMEAVETFQRMI is encoded by the exons ATGCCCACCCTGTATCTCTCCCCGCACCCGGACAATTTCCAGAACCACCGGGTGCTGATCGCAGCCCGCTATGCCCCGGCGCTGCCCGAGGTGGTGGAGCTGCCGGAGCAGGGGctccccccgcagccccctgccccctgccccgtgCCCAAGCTGCCGGCTTTGGAGAGCCGGCTGGGGGTCTGGGTCTCGGGCCCGGCCGCGGTGGCTCATCTCCTGTCCCCGGAGCGGCTGAGGGGAcaggggccggcggggggcgcTCTGGTGCAGCAGTGGGTGAGCTACGCTGAAGGGGAGATTGCCCCTGCCGCATGCACAGCCGCCTTCTCCGCCCTGGGTCTGGCGGAGCAGAGCAAGCAG GTGGTGGAGCGGGCGGTGGCCGAGCTGCGCCGGGCGCTGGCCGTGCTGGACGGGCACCTGAAACTGCGCACGTACCTGGTGGATGAggctgtgacgctggcagacgtGACTGTGGCCTGTGCCCTGCTGCTGCCTTACAAATAT GTGCTGGACCCCCCCAGCCGGGCTCCTTACCCCAACGTCCTGCGCTGGTTCCTGACTTGCGTCAACCAGCCCCAGTTTCAGGCCGTGCTGGGGCCGGTGAAGCTGTGTGAGCAGGCGCGTgggggtgacacccccagaccaAAGACCCAGG AGCATGTGGGGCCTGCAGAGAAGGGACCAGCAGTGGGGtcagcccctggccctggggaggCCCCTGTCAAGAGCGCCTCTCAGCTGAAGAAAGAGGCGAAGAAGAAAGAGAAGCTGGAGAAATTCCAGCAGAAGAAGGAGAaaagccaacagcagcagggggag AAAAAGGTAAAAGCTgagaagaaggagaagaaagacCCCGGGGTTCTGACCTACGACGCCCCCACACACCCGGGGGAGAAAAAAG aCGTGACCGGCCCCATGCCCGACGCCTACAGCCCGCAGTATGTGGAGGCGGCCTGGTACCCGTGGTGGGAAAGCCAGGGCTTCTTCAAACCCGAGTACGGG CGGCAGTGCGTCTCGGAGCGGAACCCCAAAGGGCTCTTCATGATGTGCATCCCGCCCCCCAACGTCACCGGCTCGCTGCACCTGGGCCACGCGCTCACCAACGCCATCCAGGACGCCCTGACCCGCTG GCACCGGATGCGCGGCGAGACGACGCTGTGGAACCCGGGCTGTGACCACGCCGGCATCGCCACGCAGGTGGTGGTGGAGAAGAAGCTGTGGCGGGATCGGGGGCAGACGCGGCACGACCTGGGCCGGGAGGCGTTCGTCCGCGAGGTCTGGAAATGGAAGAACGA GAAGGGCGACAGGATCTACCATCAGCTCAAGAAGCTCGGATCGTCCATGGACTGGGATAGAGCCTGCTTCACGATGGACCCG AAATTGTCCTGTGCTGTCCAGGAAGCCTTCGTCCGGCTGCACGAGGAGGGGGTGATCTACCGCAGCAAACGCCTGGTCAACtggtcctgcaccctgcactcTGCCATCTCCGACATCgag GTGGATAAGAAGGAGCTGCCCGGTCGGACCCTCCTGCCCGTCCCTGGGTacaaggacaaggtggaatttgggGTGCTGGTGTCATTCGCCTACAAGCTCGAGGACTCAG ACGAGGAGGTTGTCGTGGCGACGACCCGGGTGGAGACCATGCTGGGGGACACGGCGGTGGCCGTGCATCGGCAGGACCCCCGTTACCAG CATCTCCACGGGAAGCGCGTCCTGCACCCCTTCACCGGGCGGCGCATGCCCATCGTCTGCGACGACTTTGTGGACATGGGCTTCGGGACAG gcGCGGTGAAGATCACCCCGGCCCACGACCACAACGACTACGAGGTGGGGCAGCGACATGGCCTGGACTGCATCACCATCATCGACGACAGCGGCTCCCTCATCAATGTGCCCCCCCCCTTCCTG GGTATGAAGCGGTTCGAGGCCCGGGGGGCTGTGCTGGAGGCCCTGAAGCAGAAGGGGCTGTTCAAGGAAGTCAAGGACAACCCCATGGTGGTGCCGGTGTGCAG ccgctcGAAGGACGTGGTGGAGCCGCTGCTGAAGCCGCAGTGGTACGTGCGCTGCGAGGGGCTGGCCCGGGGGGCGGCCGACGCCGTGCGCCGCGGGGACCTGCGCATCCTGCCCCCCTTCCACTGCAAGACCTGGTTCCAGTGGATGGACAACATCAG GGACTGGTGCATCTCCCGgcagctgtggtggggccacCGCATCCCGGCCTACTTCGTCACTGTCGACGACCCCTCGGTGCCCCCCGGAGAG GACACGGACGGCAGATACTGGGTGAGCGGGCGGAGCGAAGAGGAGGCCAAGGACAAAGCGGCCAAGGCCTTTGGGGTGACCCCGGACAAGATCTCACTGCGGCAAG ATGACGACGTCCTGGACACTTGGTTCTCCTCCGGCCTCTTCCCGTTCTCCATCTTCGGCTGGCCCAACTCT AGCGAAGACCTGCAGGTTTTCTACCCGGGGACCCTGCTGGAGACGGGCCATGACATCCTCTTCTTCTGGGTGGCGCGTATGGTCATGCTGGGGCTCAAGCTGACGGGCAAGCTGCCCTTCCGTGAG gtttacctTCACGCTGTCGTCCGCGACGCCCACGGAAGGAAAATGAGCAAGTCATTAGGCAATGTCATCGACCCACTGGATGTGATCAGCGGGATCACGCTGGAG GGTTTGCACGCGCAGCTCCTGGAGAGCAACCTGGAGCCAGCCGAGGTGGAGCGAGCCAggcagggccag aaAAGTGATTACCCCGCTGGGATCCCGGAGTGCGGCACGGATGCCCTGCGCTTCGCCCTCTGCGCGTACACCTCCCAGG GCCGCGACATCAACCTGGACGTGAACCGCATCCTGGGCTACCGGCACTTCTGTAACAAGCTCTGGAACGCCACCAAATTCGCCGTCCGCGCCCTGGGGCCCGGGTTCCAGCCCCCGCCGGGACCTGAG CCCGGCGGCGCCGAGAGCCTGATCGACCGCTGGATCCTGAGCCGGCTCAGCctggccgtggagctgagcgacgTCGGGTTCCGGGCCTACGACTTCCCGGCCGTCACCACGGCCGTCTACAACTTCTGGCTCTATGAGCTCTGCGACGTCTACCTG gAGTGCCTGAAGCCCGTGTTCGCCGAGGGGGGGGCGTCTGCGGTGACGGCCGCCCGCAGCACCCTCTACACCTGCCTGGACGCCGGCCTGCGGCTCCTCGCCCCCTTCATGCCCTTCGTCAGCGAGGAGCTTTTCCAGCGCCTGCCCCGCCGCAGCCCCCACGCCCCCCCCAGCATCTGCGTCACCCCCTACCCCAGCACCGAGCAG TTCTGCTGGCGGGACTGGGGGCTGGAGGGCACGGTGGAGTTCTCGCTGGGCATCGTCCGCGCCGTGCGCTCCCTGCGGGCCGACTACAACCTCACCCGGACCAGAGCCGACT GTTTCCTGCAGTGCCCAGACTCGGGCGCGGCCGATGCCGCCAGCCGCTGCTCCCCCTACATccgcagcctctcctcctccGGCCGGGTGCGGGTGCTGGGCCCGGGCgaggcgccccctgctggctgcgCCGTGGCCGTCGCCTCCGACAAGTGCACCGTCCACCTGCTGCTCAAG GGTCTGATCGACGCAGAGAAGGAGATCTCCAAGCTGGCCGGGAAGCAGGGCGAGCTGCAGAAGCAGATCGAGCGGCTGCGGGAGAGGATGGAAACCCCCGATTACGGCACCAAGGTGCCCCCCAAGGTTCAGGAGGCCGACGCTGCCAAG CTGCAGCAGAGCCGGACCGAGCTGCAGAAGGTGATGGAGGCGGTGGAGACTTTCCAGAGGATGATCTGA